In the genome of Ignavibacteriales bacterium, one region contains:
- a CDS encoding 2-oxoacid:ferredoxin oxidoreductase subunit beta: protein MENNNVNTINVPEVKYTPKDFASDVDVKWCPGCGDYSILAQVQRTSPDFGVKKENMVWISGIGCSSRFPYYMNTYGFHTIHGRAAAIATGVKLANPELQVWVATGDGDMLSIGGNHFIHACRKNINLKIVMFNNKIYGLTKGQYSPTSEKGKVTKSSPYGTVDYPFNAIKLATGSGATFVARTMDRDPKHLQEMLSRAAKHNGLAFIEIYQNCPIFNDGAYLPLTEKETKPDNVVVLEHGKPLVFGANKNKGIKLDGLNPVIIDLEDGKNSINDCFVHDELDDNPTRVFLLARFTDIPGFPTPIGVFRQFHKTPYDIDLMNQIDFLTEKKGKGSYEKLMFTENTWEVA from the coding sequence ATGGAAAATAATAACGTTAATACGATAAATGTACCGGAAGTAAAATACACTCCAAAAGATTTCGCGTCTGATGTTGATGTTAAATGGTGCCCGGGCTGCGGTGACTATTCCATACTTGCTCAGGTTCAAAGAACTTCTCCTGATTTTGGAGTTAAAAAAGAAAATATGGTTTGGATATCCGGTATCGGATGCTCAAGCCGGTTTCCATATTACATGAACACTTATGGTTTCCATACAATTCACGGAAGAGCTGCTGCAATTGCAACCGGAGTTAAACTCGCAAATCCTGAATTACAGGTTTGGGTTGCAACCGGTGACGGTGATATGCTTAGTATCGGCGGTAATCATTTTATCCACGCTTGCAGAAAAAATATTAATCTTAAGATCGTGATGTTCAACAACAAGATTTACGGATTGACAAAAGGACAGTACTCACCAACATCCGAAAAAGGAAAAGTTACAAAGTCATCACCTTACGGAACAGTTGACTATCCTTTTAATGCAATTAAACTTGCTACAGGTTCAGGTGCTACCTTCGTTGCCCGCACAATGGACAGAGATCCCAAACATTTGCAGGAGATGTTATCAAGAGCGGCTAAACATAACGGTCTTGCATTCATCGAGATTTACCAGAACTGCCCGATATTTAATGACGGCGCGTACCTGCCACTAACTGAAAAAGAAACTAAACCGGATAATGTTGTTGTACTTGAACACGGCAAACCGTTGGTCTTTGGTGCGAATAAAAATAAAGGAATTAAACTCGACGGATTAAATCCTGTTATCATTGATCTTGAAGACGGAAAAAATTCTATCAATGATTGTTTTGTTCACGATGAGCTTGATGATAATCCGACAAGAGTATTTTTGTTAGCGCGATTTACAGACATTCCCGGTTTCCCGACGCCAATAGGAGTATTCAGACAATTCCACAAAACTCCTTATGATATTGACCTGATGAATCAGATTGATTTCCTTACCGAGAAAAAAGGAAAGGGAAGTTACGAAAAACTGATGTTCACAGAGAACACCTGGGAAGTTGCATAA
- a CDS encoding 2-oxoacid:acceptor oxidoreductase subunit alpha: MGKTILDLTDVTVRFAGDSGDGMQLTGSQFTNTTALVGNDLSTLPDYPAEIRAPAGTTYGVSGFQLKFSSSDVHTPGDSPDVLVAMNPAALKINLSDLKPNAMIIVNINAFDTRNLKLANYDSNPLEDGSLQGFTVVQVPLSQQTSKALEGIGLTNKEISRSKNFFALGMMYWLYSRPIEPTIEWIKSKFKDSALLAEANEKALMAGYYFGENTELFTTRYQVYPAKLPKGTYRNVSGNEAIALGFITASVKSGLPLFLGSYPITPASDILHELSRHKNFGVRTFQAEDEISAITACLGAAFSGALAITTTSGPGVALKSEAMGLGVMTELPIVIIDIQRGGPSTGLPTKTEQSDLLQAMYGRNGEAPVVVLAASTPADCFYMAYEASRIATKYMVPVMLLSDGYIANGSEPWKIPEPDSIPEIEVKFQTTKEGFQPYNRNENLVRPWAIPGTPGLEHRIGGLEKSNITGNVNYDPLNHEFMVQLRAQKVDNIKHDIPLLEVLGDEDADIAIVGWGGTCGAITEAVRRLRVKGNKVAQIHFKYLNPFPSNTKEVLGRFKKILCPELNMGQLSKILRSQFDVDLVEYNKIQGLPFKSSEIELKFESMTGGNGNGR, from the coding sequence ATGGGAAAGACTATTTTAGATCTGACTGATGTAACAGTCCGTTTTGCGGGTGATTCCGGCGATGGAATGCAATTGACCGGTTCACAATTCACAAACACTACAGCACTTGTTGGTAATGATTTAAGCACTCTGCCTGATTATCCCGCAGAGATACGCGCTCCTGCCGGTACAACTTATGGTGTAAGCGGATTCCAGTTGAAGTTCAGCAGCAGCGATGTTCACACTCCCGGCGATTCTCCTGATGTTCTTGTTGCGATGAATCCGGCTGCGCTGAAAATTAATCTGAGTGACTTAAAACCTAATGCGATGATAATCGTAAACATCAACGCATTCGATACAAGGAATCTTAAACTCGCTAACTACGACAGTAATCCACTTGAAGATGGATCATTACAGGGTTTTACAGTTGTTCAGGTTCCTTTGAGTCAGCAGACATCAAAAGCATTAGAAGGAATAGGATTAACAAATAAAGAAATTTCACGCTCAAAAAATTTCTTTGCACTTGGAATGATGTACTGGTTATACAGCCGCCCTATTGAACCGACTATTGAATGGATAAAATCAAAGTTTAAAGATTCTGCTTTATTAGCAGAAGCAAATGAAAAAGCTTTAATGGCTGGCTATTACTTTGGAGAAAACACTGAACTGTTCACAACTCGTTACCAGGTTTATCCTGCAAAACTTCCTAAAGGAACTTACAGAAATGTTTCAGGTAACGAAGCGATAGCATTAGGTTTTATAACCGCATCTGTTAAATCAGGATTACCATTATTTCTCGGTTCATATCCAATCACACCGGCGTCTGATATTCTTCATGAACTAAGCCGACATAAAAATTTTGGAGTAAGAACATTCCAGGCTGAAGATGAAATTTCAGCAATTACAGCTTGTCTCGGTGCAGCATTTTCCGGAGCGCTTGCTATTACTACAACAAGCGGTCCCGGTGTTGCACTCAAATCCGAAGCAATGGGATTAGGTGTAATGACTGAATTGCCAATTGTAATTATCGATATTCAAAGAGGCGGACCGAGTACCGGACTTCCAACAAAAACAGAACAGTCTGATCTGCTTCAGGCAATGTACGGAAGAAATGGCGAAGCTCCGGTTGTTGTGCTTGCTGCATCCACACCCGCAGATTGTTTTTATATGGCTTATGAAGCATCACGCATTGCAACCAAGTATATGGTTCCTGTAATGCTTTTGTCAGATGGATACATCGCAAATGGTTCTGAACCATGGAAAATTCCTGAACCAGATTCCATTCCTGAAATTGAAGTTAAGTTCCAAACAACCAAGGAAGGATTTCAACCTTATAACAGGAATGAAAATCTTGTAAGACCATGGGCTATTCCGGGAACGCCCGGATTGGAACATCGTATCGGCGGATTGGAAAAATCCAACATAACAGGTAACGTAAATTATGATCCATTGAATCATGAATTTATGGTTCAGCTTCGCGCACAAAAAGTTGATAATATAAAGCATGATATTCCGCTTCTGGAAGTTTTAGGTGATGAAGATGCAGACATAGCAATTGTTGGTTGGGGTGGAACCTGCGGAGCAATTACAGAAGCTGTAAGACGTTTACGAGTGAAGGGAAATAAAGTTGCGCAGATTCATTTTAAATATCTGAATCCTTTTCCTTCAAACACAAAAGAAGTTTTAGGCAGATTTAAGAAAATACTTTGTCCGGAATTAAATATGGGACAGCTATCAAAAATACTGAGGAGTCAGTTTGATGTTGATTTAGTTGAGTACAATAAAATACAGGGACTTCCTTTTAAATCATCAGAGATAGAATTAAAATTTGAATCAATGACAGGAGGTAACGGTAATGGCAGATGA
- a CDS encoding 2-oxoacid:ferredoxin oxidoreductase subunit beta translates to MADETINTEVKYSAKDFSSSQDVRWCPGCGDYSILAQMQRVSPDLGIKKENFVWISGIGCSSRFPYYMDTYGFHGIHGRAPAIATGVKVNRPDLSVWVATGDGDLLSIGGNHFIHACRRNVGIKIMLFNNRIYGLTKGQYSPTSEKGKKTKSTPFGSVDFPFNPVSLAIGAGATLIARTFDRDPKHMQAMMKRAADHNGTAFIEIFQNCNIFNDGAFELYTEKESRPENVVVLEHDKPLLFGKNNEFGIKLEGFTPTVINITENGNSVNDVWVHNEFEKTNSRANILSQFTEMEGLPVPIGVFRQETKTTYEEDFQNQINGVKKSRGEGDLRKLLFTGNVWEVNGNGS, encoded by the coding sequence ATGGCAGATGAAACAATAAACACCGAAGTAAAATATTCAGCAAAAGATTTTTCATCATCACAGGATGTAAGATGGTGTCCCGGATGCGGTGATTATTCCATACTTGCGCAAATGCAAAGAGTATCACCCGACCTCGGAATTAAAAAGGAAAACTTTGTATGGATTTCCGGAATAGGCTGCTCATCAAGATTTCCTTATTACATGGACACATACGGATTTCATGGAATTCATGGACGCGCTCCCGCAATTGCAACAGGCGTAAAAGTTAACAGACCTGATCTGTCAGTTTGGGTTGCTACCGGTGATGGTGACTTACTAAGTATCGGCGGAAATCATTTTATTCATGCCTGCAGGAGAAATGTTGGAATAAAGATCATGTTATTCAACAACAGGATTTACGGATTAACAAAAGGTCAATACTCACCAACATCAGAAAAAGGAAAGAAGACAAAGAGCACACCATTCGGCAGTGTTGATTTTCCGTTCAATCCTGTTTCATTAGCAATTGGAGCTGGTGCAACACTTATCGCAAGAACTTTTGACCGCGATCCGAAACACATGCAGGCAATGATGAAGCGTGCTGCAGATCATAACGGAACTGCTTTCATAGAAATATTTCAGAACTGTAATATCTTCAACGATGGTGCATTTGAACTTTATACTGAAAAAGAAAGCCGCCCTGAAAATGTAGTTGTGCTTGAACATGATAAACCACTTCTGTTTGGAAAGAATAATGAATTCGGAATAAAGCTTGAAGGATTTACTCCAACGGTCATCAACATAACTGAGAACGGTAATTCAGTTAATGATGTATGGGTGCACAATGAATTTGAGAAAACAAATTCACGCGCAAACATTCTTTCACAGTTTACAGAAATGGAAGGATTGCCTGTTCCGATTGGAGTTTTCAGACAGGAAACTAAAACTACTTATGAAGAAGATTTCCAAAACCAGATAAATGGTGTTAAGAAGAGCAGAGGAGAAGGTGATTTGAGGAAACTGCTTTTCACCGGCAATGTCTGGGAAGTTAATGGCAATGGTTCATAG
- a CDS encoding bifunctional oligoribonuclease/PAP phosphatase NrnA: protein MPNFNKLKEILESHNSFLLTTHVNPDADAIGSEIALYEILKKLGKEVFIVNHSETPYNLKFLDKENVIEKYDDEKHEHLFHEVEVLIGLDFNRAERMVSVANHFRASIKIKVCIDHHQDPEDFVDHLFVNSDYSATGQIIYDLIKKTSIVKMNYDIAYPIYAAIMTDTGSFRFERTTPEIHLIASELLTLGVNPGEVFDNIYDQSHFGKIKLLGKALNSLTLFGKENKIGYMALTREMINETGALESDTDGFVNFSLSVDSVVLGMLFIELKEGFKVSFRSKGTIPVNKLAGEFGGGGHINAAGARFFNKNLSDLQPIILAKAEEYLNK, encoded by the coding sequence ATGCCAAACTTTAACAAGTTAAAAGAAATATTAGAGAGTCATAATTCGTTTCTGCTTACGACTCACGTTAATCCCGATGCCGATGCAATAGGTTCCGAGATTGCTTTGTATGAAATTCTGAAAAAGTTAGGGAAAGAAGTTTTTATTGTTAATCACAGTGAAACACCGTACAACCTTAAGTTTCTTGACAAAGAAAATGTAATAGAAAAGTACGATGATGAAAAGCATGAACATCTTTTCCATGAAGTTGAAGTACTGATTGGGCTGGATTTTAACCGGGCGGAAAGAATGGTAAGTGTAGCAAATCATTTTCGTGCATCGATAAAAATTAAAGTCTGCATTGATCATCACCAGGATCCCGAAGATTTTGTTGATCATCTTTTTGTTAACTCTGATTATTCAGCCACCGGACAGATTATTTATGATCTTATAAAAAAGACCAGCATTGTTAAAATGAATTATGACATTGCATACCCAATTTATGCGGCCATAATGACAGACACCGGTTCATTTCGTTTTGAAAGAACAACACCGGAAATTCATCTTATTGCTTCCGAACTTTTAACTCTCGGTGTTAATCCGGGTGAAGTGTTTGATAATATATATGATCAAAGTCACTTCGGAAAAATAAAACTTCTTGGTAAAGCTTTGAATTCATTAACACTTTTCGGGAAAGAGAATAAAATTGGTTATATGGCTTTGACACGCGAGATGATTAATGAGACAGGTGCACTTGAGTCAGACACGGACGGGTTTGTTAATTTTTCGTTATCAGTTGATAGTGTTGTACTTGGAATGTTATTCATCGAACTTAAAGAGGGATTTAAAGTCAGTTTCAGATCAAAGGGCACAATTCCGGTAAACAAGTTAGCAGGTGAATTCGGTGGCGGCGGTCATATTAATGCGGCGGGCGCAAGATTTTTTAATAAAAACCTTTCTGATCTTCAACCAATTATTTTAGCGAAGGCTGAAGAATATCTTAATAAATAA
- a CDS encoding leucyl aminopeptidase — MFKLKLLAGDKKVIYKPLSLSIRFLIDEKKLKESFAQVEKILILRISEIQKKNFLREGTSEIRAYKKDGRPDEVLLHKIKVDDKFSADYFRNYFAGLIPSLEKEELKFLHIFIPKYDVFKNYFETEEYFYQSVIEGIFFGNYTFDKYLSDKKSLKDLTVHIYADDAKKLKSALSTSANLMKAVSITRDLQNEPANVITPQSLAAQVQKLFSGSSVKVNVFDEKEIAKRKMGGLLAVGSGSANPPRFIVMRYNGITAGGKNKTRNIAVVGKGVTFDSGGISIKPANNMGEMKADMSGAAVTIGILLAASKAKLPVNLTGIIPAAENMLSGNSMRPGDIVKTSSGKTIEVDNTDAEGRMILSDALHFASKEKPDVIIDLATLTGACVVALGEFVAGVFTKNDKLADDLYKAGMKTYDRVWRLPLWDDYNSLNKSDVADVKNDGGRWGGAISAAKFLENFVDKKLVWAHLDIAGPAFPNSINNYSKKLMTGFGVRLLFEYLSSVSSKK, encoded by the coding sequence ATGTTCAAACTCAAACTTTTAGCAGGGGACAAAAAAGTTATTTACAAACCACTTTCACTTAGCATCAGATTTCTAATCGATGAAAAAAAATTAAAAGAAAGTTTTGCCCAGGTAGAAAAAATATTAATCCTCAGAATATCTGAAATTCAAAAAAAGAATTTTCTGAGAGAAGGTACCAGCGAAATAAGGGCTTACAAAAAAGACGGCAGACCTGATGAAGTCCTTCTTCATAAAATTAAAGTTGATGATAAGTTTAGTGCCGATTATTTCCGTAATTATTTTGCAGGACTTATTCCGTCACTTGAAAAGGAAGAGTTAAAATTTCTTCACATCTTCATTCCAAAGTATGATGTATTTAAAAATTATTTTGAAACAGAAGAATATTTTTATCAGTCTGTTATTGAAGGAATATTCTTTGGTAATTATACTTTTGACAAATATTTATCCGATAAAAAATCGCTTAAAGATCTTACTGTTCATATCTACGCTGATGATGCAAAAAAACTTAAATCAGCATTAAGTACTTCTGCAAATTTAATGAAAGCGGTTTCAATTACACGTGATCTTCAGAACGAACCGGCAAATGTTATAACACCACAGAGCCTTGCTGCTCAAGTACAAAAACTTTTCTCAGGCAGCAGTGTGAAAGTAAATGTGTTTGATGAAAAAGAAATCGCCAAAAGAAAAATGGGAGGATTACTTGCAGTTGGTTCAGGCAGTGCTAATCCGCCGAGATTTATTGTTATGCGCTACAACGGAATAACTGCCGGCGGAAAAAATAAAACCCGGAACATAGCTGTTGTTGGTAAAGGCGTTACATTCGATTCAGGTGGCATATCAATTAAACCCGCTAATAATATGGGTGAAATGAAGGCTGATATGTCCGGCGCTGCTGTAACGATCGGAATACTTTTAGCCGCTTCAAAAGCAAAGTTACCTGTTAATTTAACAGGAATAATTCCCGCAGCGGAAAATATGTTGTCGGGAAATTCAATGCGACCGGGTGATATTGTTAAAACATCTTCCGGTAAAACAATAGAAGTTGATAACACTGATGCTGAAGGAAGAATGATTTTATCTGATGCACTTCATTTTGCATCAAAGGAAAAACCCGATGTAATAATTGATCTTGCAACATTAACAGGGGCTTGTGTAGTTGCGCTTGGAGAATTTGTTGCCGGTGTGTTTACAAAAAATGATAAACTCGCTGATGATCTTTATAAAGCAGGTATGAAAACTTATGACCGTGTATGGCGATTACCTCTCTGGGATGATTACAACTCATTAAACAAAAGTGATGTTGCAGATGTAAAAAATGATGGCGGAAGGTGGGGAGGCGCTATAAGTGCAGCAAAGTTCTTAGAGAATTTTGTCGATAAGAAATTAGTCTGGGCGCATCTTGACATTGCAGGACCTGCATTTCCAAACAGCATAAATAATTATTCAAAAAAACTTATGACGGGTTTTGGTGTCCGGTTATTGTTTGAGTATTTAAGTTCTGTAAGTTCGAAAAAGTAA
- a CDS encoding ABC transporter ATP-binding protein, whose amino-acid sequence MNDILLKAEKLVKSYKTNKKLSLEVLKSISLEVERKKISVIVGASGAGKSTLLHLLGGLDRPDSGSVVYDDKNIFELSDDKLAKFRNSHVGFVFQFHHLLPEFTAIENVAIPQMINGKSLNKASEHAKELLNSVGLSERFNHKPAELSGGEQQRIAVARALANDPSIIFADEPTGNLDSANSEAVHQIFLDLRDMFSKTFVIVTHNSSLVNLADKVFEMKDGKLANK is encoded by the coding sequence ATGAATGATATTTTATTAAAAGCTGAAAAATTAGTTAAGAGTTACAAGACAAATAAAAAACTTTCACTTGAAGTTTTAAAATCAATTTCACTTGAAGTTGAAAGGAAAAAAATCTCAGTGATAGTTGGTGCGTCCGGTGCAGGGAAAAGTACATTGCTTCACCTTTTAGGCGGATTGGACAGACCTGACAGCGGCTCTGTAGTTTATGATGATAAGAATATTTTTGAACTTTCCGATGATAAACTCGCTAAATTCAGGAACTCACATGTTGGTTTTGTTTTTCAATTTCATCACTTACTACCGGAGTTTACTGCAATCGAAAATGTTGCAATTCCGCAAATGATAAATGGCAAATCCTTAAACAAAGCTTCCGAACATGCTAAAGAATTATTAAACTCAGTCGGATTATCAGAACGATTCAACCATAAACCCGCTGAATTATCCGGCGGTGAACAACAGAGAATTGCAGTTGCCAGAGCACTTGCAAACGATCCATCAATAATTTTCGCTGATGAACCAACAGGAAATTTAGATTCTGCAAACAGCGAAGCTGTACATCAAATATTTTTGGACTTACGAGATATGTTTTCAAAGACATTTGTGATAGTTACTCACAATTCATCATTAGTAAATCTGGCTGATAAAGTTTTTGAAATGAAAGATGGAAAGCTTGCCAATAAATAA
- a CDS encoding ABC transporter permease — translation MNLESFIAKRYLVSKHKINFITIISMLSVAGITIGVAALIVVLSVFNGFGSLVQSFLINFDPHIRIETLTSDSSIKNSTENLFEDNSDITGFTPFVNGKVLVYRAGLTQIVTLKGIEESASKSIYGIEKSIIFGDYVLETDEGTDGIVIGIRLADKLQALVGDTLTFVSPVGIEKSIIQFSMPQMHRFVIRGIFNSNNNDYDLTNVYCSLKSGQRLLGYKNNIQGYELRLSNLEKSSEVKKELQNQFTPDKYLISTWYDLHKDLYSVMQIERWAAYIILSLIIAVATFNILGSLSMSVIEKKRDIGILRSMGVNEKSIIKIFMYEGILVGILGTLAGVVIGYFVLFLQINYNIYPLDPTQYKIDSLPVELRFADFFFVTGAAMLLSFFASLYPAKRAAKLNMIESIKWE, via the coding sequence ATGAACCTTGAATCATTCATAGCAAAGCGGTACTTAGTTTCAAAACATAAAATTAATTTTATTACAATAATCTCTATGCTTTCTGTTGCAGGAATAACAATTGGTGTTGCAGCGCTCATTGTTGTTCTTAGTGTATTCAATGGCTTTGGAAGTCTCGTTCAATCATTCCTCATTAATTTCGATCCGCATATAAGAATTGAAACACTAACGTCTGATTCATCCATAAAAAACAGTACTGAAAATTTATTTGAAGACAATTCTGATATCACTGGTTTCACTCCATTCGTAAACGGGAAAGTGCTTGTTTACAGGGCTGGACTAACTCAGATTGTCACGCTTAAAGGAATTGAAGAATCCGCGAGCAAATCAATTTATGGAATTGAAAAAAGTATAATCTTCGGAGATTATGTTCTGGAAACTGATGAAGGCACAGATGGAATTGTTATCGGAATCCGGCTTGCTGATAAACTGCAGGCACTTGTCGGTGATACTCTAACTTTTGTTTCACCGGTCGGAATTGAAAAGTCAATTATACAATTCTCTATGCCGCAGATGCACAGGTTTGTGATCCGTGGAATATTTAATTCAAACAATAATGATTATGATCTGACGAATGTTTATTGTTCATTAAAATCAGGACAAAGATTGTTAGGCTATAAAAATAATATTCAGGGTTATGAGTTGAGACTAAGTAATCTTGAAAAATCATCTGAAGTAAAAAAAGAGTTGCAAAATCAATTCACTCCGGATAAGTATTTGATCAGCACCTGGTACGATCTTCATAAAGATCTGTATTCAGTTATGCAGATTGAACGATGGGCTGCTTACATAATTCTTTCACTGATAATAGCTGTGGCGACTTTTAATATACTCGGTTCACTTTCAATGTCGGTAATCGAAAAGAAACGAGACATCGGAATTCTTCGATCAATGGGAGTAAATGAAAAATCTATCATAAAAATATTTATGTATGAAGGAATTCTCGTTGGCATTCTCGGTACACTTGCTGGAGTTGTTATTGGATACTTCGTTCTGTTCCTTCAAATAAATTATAACATCTACCCTCTCGATCCGACACAATACAAGATCGATTCACTACCTGTTGAATTAAGATTTGCGGATTTCTTTTTTGTTACCGGCGCAGCAATGTTATTATCTTTTTTTGCTTCACTTTATCCGGCAAAACGTGCAGCAAAATTAAATATGATCGAATCAATCAAGTGGGAATAA
- a CDS encoding ABC transporter permease, with the protein MSLPLFVAKKYISSGRESRFISLISTISVFGITLGVAALIIALSILNGFEQTITKKITDFESHIKISSYSNILPDYKKMRNVLKEKIEPYSEEVIPYVLKLAIVGSKHTKDGVNIKGIEFQNTSSSKLNVVEGEKDLNSLNDSSIIIGKRLATKLLISPGDYVNIFALKNDELPSAENLPNIKRYKVASIFESGMAEYDDLYAYVNLSSAQDLFNLGDNVNGYDIKVNDVTKIDSLTSYLANDLRYPHSVRSIFQIHRNIFTWIDLQKEPIPIILGLITLVAVFNIIGTLLMIVLEKTSAVGVLKSMGSTKKQIISVFLLQGLFLASIGIIAGNILSYVFLSLQLKYNIITIPSSVYFMSSVPIYLSPDIFLLVSGITLALSLAACILPSYVATKIQPVNSIRFS; encoded by the coding sequence ATGTCATTACCCTTATTTGTAGCAAAAAAATATATTTCGTCAGGTCGTGAATCACGTTTCATTTCACTCATTTCTACTATTTCAGTCTTTGGAATTACCTTAGGTGTTGCCGCTTTAATAATCGCGTTAAGTATTCTAAATGGATTTGAACAAACCATAACAAAAAAAATAACTGATTTTGAATCACACATAAAAATCTCTTCGTATAGTAATATCCTCCCTGACTATAAAAAAATGAGAAATGTTTTAAAGGAAAAGATAGAACCTTATTCCGAAGAAGTCATTCCTTATGTATTAAAGCTTGCAATAGTCGGAAGTAAGCATACTAAAGACGGTGTTAATATTAAAGGAATCGAGTTTCAAAATACAAGTTCATCAAAGTTAAATGTTGTTGAAGGCGAAAAAGACCTGAATTCACTTAATGATTCATCAATCATCATCGGAAAAAGACTGGCAACTAAACTTTTAATTTCCCCCGGTGATTATGTAAATATTTTTGCTTTAAAAAATGATGAACTTCCTTCAGCAGAAAATCTTCCAAACATAAAACGTTATAAGGTTGCATCAATATTTGAAAGCGGAATGGCTGAATACGATGATTTGTACGCTTATGTAAACCTGTCTTCTGCGCAGGATTTATTTAATCTTGGAGACAATGTAAATGGCTATGATATCAAAGTTAATGATGTTACTAAAATAGACAGCCTGACTTCTTATCTCGCTAATGATTTAAGATACCCGCATTCAGTCAGATCGATTTTTCAGATACATAGAAACATTTTTACTTGGATTGATCTTCAGAAAGAACCAATACCAATTATACTCGGGTTGATAACGCTTGTCGCTGTATTTAATATAATCGGAACACTGCTAATGATAGTCCTTGAAAAAACCAGTGCTGTCGGAGTTCTGAAATCAATGGGCTCGACTAAGAAACAAATTATTTCAGTCTTTTTACTGCAGGGTTTATTTCTTGCATCAATTGGAATCATAGCTGGAAATATTCTTTCCTACGTTTTTCTTTCCCTTCAGTTGAAATACAATATCATTACAATTCCATCATCAGTTTATTTTATGTCTTCGGTACCGATTTATTTATCTCCTGATATTTTTCTTCTCGTTTCAGGAATTACACTTGCCCTATCTTTAGCGGCTTGCATTCTTCCAAGTTATGTTGCAACTAAAATCCAACCTGTAAACTCAATTAGGTTTAGTTGA